A single region of the Jatrophihabitans sp. GAS493 genome encodes:
- a CDS encoding AMP-binding protein — protein sequence MADQIGRIVSSAAMRHPELAALKTFDGLVRTYSELDLRSTRLANAILDSGCLPGDRVAVWCDTRPQYLELYFALAKAGLVLVPINSMFTEHEAAYQVRDSGAILLFHSEELEAGAKAVAEAVPAVRTLIPIGDWNASESQFERLVAGGSDVAPPEPDEDDLYIIAYTSGTTGRPKGAMVTHRTLRNTLRQHAHSYRTPQYSTCIYHSNMSFVATVLGLIMGHMYICGTVYMTGRVTPEELLDVIERERGTFTFIPSPWIVPMTELVRAHPEKAATIRTFVHSASKANPADLQRWAAVVGHRFLEGWGMTEVSGALVTVTDIADVVEGNAADDLYSSAGRPVLEAVVRVLDEDGNELPRDGESVGELVVRSSSVVIGYWNRPEESARTFRDGWYHSGDLGSVDAAGYVYVTERRSDLVVTGGMNVYPSEIEACISELDGVREVAVVGIAHERWGQTPIATVVRQPGSAITEEDVIAHCAEYLARYKRPSAVYFIDELPRSASNKVLRRVLRDQFGASA from the coding sequence GTGGCCGATCAGATCGGGCGGATCGTCTCCAGCGCAGCAATGCGGCATCCGGAGTTGGCTGCACTCAAGACCTTCGACGGGCTGGTACGAACGTATAGCGAGCTCGATCTTCGGTCCACTCGGCTTGCCAACGCCATTCTCGACAGCGGCTGCCTCCCCGGCGACCGGGTGGCCGTCTGGTGCGACACCCGTCCGCAGTATCTCGAGCTGTACTTCGCGCTGGCCAAAGCCGGGCTGGTGCTGGTGCCGATCAACAGCATGTTCACCGAGCACGAGGCCGCGTATCAGGTCCGCGACTCCGGAGCGATCCTGCTCTTCCACTCTGAGGAGCTAGAGGCCGGCGCCAAGGCGGTGGCCGAGGCGGTACCGGCGGTGCGAACACTCATTCCGATCGGCGACTGGAATGCGTCGGAGAGTCAGTTCGAGCGTCTCGTGGCCGGCGGCAGCGACGTGGCCCCGCCCGAGCCCGACGAGGACGACCTGTACATCATCGCGTACACCAGTGGCACCACCGGCCGCCCCAAGGGCGCGATGGTGACTCATCGGACGCTGCGCAACACGCTGCGCCAGCACGCACACAGCTACCGCACGCCGCAATACAGCACCTGCATCTACCACTCGAACATGTCCTTCGTCGCTACCGTGCTTGGGCTCATCATGGGGCACATGTACATCTGCGGCACCGTATACATGACGGGGCGGGTAACGCCGGAGGAGCTCCTCGACGTGATCGAGCGGGAGCGTGGGACGTTCACCTTCATCCCGTCGCCGTGGATCGTTCCGATGACTGAGCTCGTCCGGGCCCACCCGGAGAAGGCGGCGACGATCCGGACCTTCGTGCATTCGGCATCCAAGGCCAATCCGGCCGACCTGCAGCGCTGGGCCGCGGTCGTAGGGCACCGCTTCCTCGAGGGGTGGGGGATGACCGAGGTCTCCGGGGCGCTGGTCACCGTCACCGATATCGCCGATGTGGTCGAAGGCAATGCGGCCGACGACCTATATAGCTCCGCCGGCCGTCCGGTGCTGGAGGCGGTGGTGCGCGTCCTGGACGAGGACGGGAACGAGCTGCCCCGCGATGGCGAGTCGGTCGGCGAGCTCGTGGTCCGCTCATCCAGCGTGGTGATCGGCTACTGGAATCGCCCCGAGGAGTCGGCTCGGACCTTCCGTGACGGCTGGTACCACAGCGGTGACCTGGGCAGTGTCGATGCCGCCGGCTACGTGTATGTCACCGAGCGGCGTAGCGATCTCGTCGTCACCGGCGGCATGAACGTCTACCCGTCCGAGATCGAGGCCTGCATCTCCGAGCTCGACGGTGTGCGCGAGGTTGCCGTGGTCGGCATCGCGCACGAGCGCTGGGGGCAGACTCCGATCGCCACCGTGGTCCGTCAGCCGGGTTCGGCGATCACCGAAGAGGATGTGATCGCTCACTGCGCCGAGTACCTGGCTCGGT